CCACCTCGTCGAAGCCGGCCAGGGTGGCGGCGTCGGCGCGGGTGCCGAGGCGCAGCTGCACGCCGGTTTCGGCCAGCGTGTGGCGGAAGTAGCGCAGGGTCTCGTGGAACTCTTCCTTGCCCGGGATGCGCTTGGCCACGTTGAACTGGCCGCCGATCTCCTCGTTGGCATCGAACAGGGTGACCTGGTGGCCACGCTGGGCAGCGACGGTGGCACAGGCCAGGCCGGCGGGGCCGGCACCGACCACGGCAACCTTCTTTGGCGTGGCGGTGGGGCGATAGACCAGCTCGGTCTCGTGCGCGGCGCGCGGGTTGACCAGGCAGCTTGCCAGCTTGTTCTCGAACACGTGGTCCAGGCAGGCCTGGTTGCAGGCGATGCAGGTGTTGATTGCCTCGGCGCGGCCGGCACGGGCCTTGTTCGGCCACTGCGGGTCGGCCAGCAGTGGGCGCGCCAGCGACACCATGTCGGCGCCGCCATCGGCAAGGATGCGTTCGGCCACCTCGGGCATGTTGATGCGGTTGGTCGCCACCAGCGGCACCTTCACATGCGGCTTGAGCTTGGCGGTGACCCCGGCGAATGCAGCACGCGGCACCGAGGTAGCGATTGTCGGGATGCGCGCTTCATGCCAGCCGATACCGGAATTGATGATCGTCGCACCGGCCGCCTCGATTGCCTGCGCCTGCTGCACGATCTCTTCCCAGTTGCTGCCGTCGTCGACCAGATCCACCAGCGACAGGCGATAGATGATGATGAAGTCCGGGCCGCAGGCCTCGCGGATGCGGCGTACGATCTCGACCGCGAAGCGCATGCGTTGGCGCGCATCGCCGCCCCAGGCATCGGTGCGCTTGTTGGTGCGCGGGGCGATGAATTCGTTGATGAGGTAGCCCTCCGAACCCATCACTTCGACGCCGTCGTAGCCGGCCTCGCGGGCCAGCCTCGCGCTGCGTGCGTAGTCGGCGATATGGCGCTCGACGCCGCCGGCCGACAACGCGCGCGGGGTGAAAGGATTGATCGGTGCCTTCAGCTTCGACGGTGCCACCGACAACGGGTGGTAGGCGTAACGGCCGGCGTGCAGCAGCTGCAGGCAGATCTTCGCGCCGTGCTGGTGCGCGGCGGCGGTGAGCTGGCGGTGCGGCCGCACTTCCCAGGGCCAGGACAGCTTGCCGCCGAACGGCTTCAGCCAGCCGACCACGTTCGGCGCGAAGCCGCCGGTGACGATCAGGCCGACGCCGCCCTCGGCGCGCTCGGCGAAGTAGGCCGCCAGCCGCGGGAAGTCGCGGGCGCGATCTTCCAGGCCGGTGTGCATCGAGCCCATCAATACGCGGTTGCGCAGCTGGGTGAAGCCCAGGTCCAGCGGGGCGAACAGGTGGGGATAGGCGCTTTCGTTGGCTGGCGACATGGTCGATACGCTTGCGTACGGAAGCGCGCAGCGTGCCGCGAAACGGCGGCCGGGGCAAGGGTTGCTTGGCGGGCGGTGCCGGCCGTTGGCCGGGTACATGACTACCCGTGGCCGCGCTGCGCGCTCGCCGGGCGCGGCCCGGCGCTACCTACCGGTGGGCGGCCAATCCCGAACCAGCCCAGCGTGACCCCGCACAACGGGCCGATCAGCAGGGCGAAGGCGAGGGTGCCGAGGCCGACATTGCCGCCCAGCCACCAGCCCAGCAGCAATACGCTGCCTTCGATCAGGCTGCGCACCTTCCAGATCGGCCAGCCGGTGCGGGCATGCAGGCCGGTCATCAGGCCATCGCGTGGGCCCGGGCCGAGGCGGGCGCCGATGTACAGGCCGGTGGCCAGCGCGACCAGCAGCATGCCGGCGCAGAACATCGCCAGCTGCCAGCCAAGGCCGACCGCCGGGGGGAGCAGCCACAGACCGAACTGTGCGGAGGGACCGATCAGCATCACGTTGAGCACGGTGCCGACGCCCGGCTTCTGGCGCAGTGGCCACCACAGCAACAGCACCAGCGCACCGATGACATTGGTCGCCAGGCCGAAGGACAGCGGCGTCTGTGCGGCGATGCCCTGTGACAACACGTCCCAGGGCGCCACGCCGATGGCGGCACGGATCATCAGCGAGGCACCGAAGCCATACAGGAACAGGCCGGTGATCAGTTGCAGCAGGCGCAGGGGCAGGGCGGTAGGCATGGCGGGCACGGGGGGGAGGAAATCTGTTCCCACCGTATCCCCGTTCCTGCTGCTTCCATAGATACAGATGCCGGTGAATCCGCCGGTACAGGCAGCACCGATCCTGCACGTGGGGCGCTACAGGGCGCGTCAGTCGTCCCAGCCCACCAGCGCCAGCTTGCCTACCGTGCGCCCACTGGCCAGACGTTCATGCGCGATGTCCAGGTTGGCCGCATTGATCGTGCCCAGCGTCTCACTGAGAGTGCCACGCAGCTGGCCAGCATCGATCATGCTGGCCGCGCGGCTGAGGATGCGGTGCTGCTCGATG
This portion of the Stenotrophomonas sp. WZN-1 genome encodes:
- a CDS encoding NADPH-dependent 2,4-dienoyl-CoA reductase, with amino-acid sequence MSPANESAYPHLFAPLDLGFTQLRNRVLMGSMHTGLEDRARDFPRLAAYFAERAEGGVGLIVTGGFAPNVVGWLKPFGGKLSWPWEVRPHRQLTAAAHQHGAKICLQLLHAGRYAYHPLSVAPSKLKAPINPFTPRALSAGGVERHIADYARSARLAREAGYDGVEVMGSEGYLINEFIAPRTNKRTDAWGGDARQRMRFAVEIVRRIREACGPDFIIIYRLSLVDLVDDGSNWEEIVQQAQAIEAAGATIINSGIGWHEARIPTIATSVPRAAFAGVTAKLKPHVKVPLVATNRINMPEVAERILADGGADMVSLARPLLADPQWPNKARAGRAEAINTCIACNQACLDHVFENKLASCLVNPRAAHETELVYRPTATPKKVAVVGAGPAGLACATVAAQRGHQVTLFDANEEIGGQFNVAKRIPGKEEFHETLRYFRHTLAETGVQLRLGTRADAATLAGFDEVVLATGITPRKVDFPGADHAKVVSYLDVLLGRVEVGSNAAIIGAGGIGFDVGEFLSHAGESPSLDPQRWMAEWGVDSTFEARGSLARPEVEASPRRLWLLQRSPGKPGARLGKTTGWIHRATLKAKGVRMLGGVEYLGVDDEGLRIRVDGSEQLLPVDHVVICAGQEPNRMLQTELQAAGINAQLIGGADVAAELDAKRAIDQGSRVAAAL